CCCCCAAAATTCTGAGCGCAGATAGTAACCGAGAACCGCCTCTCCTGGGATTCTTTCGTCTCCCTGCACGTTTGCATAGAGACCGCAGCGCCCGATGTAGCCGTCGGTCGCTTTCAACACACAGGCCCACATCGCCAGCCTGTCATCCACTCTCTGCATGACTCGGTTCCAGAATCTATCTTCGGCAACTTCTCTGGTTCGCGGAGCACCGCCCACGTATCGGCGAACGTCCGGATCCTGCTCCATCGCGCAGAAAGCCTCGAGGTCCGCGGCCTCATGCGGGCGAAACAACATTCTCTCGGATTCGAGAATGATCATCTCAGACGCGCCTCACGGCCAGACGTCTCTCCAGAAGTCCCAGGCCTGCGTCGGCTATAAGAGCGAGCAGAGCGGCGGGGATGGCGCCGGCGAGGACGAGGCCGTTGTCGACGCTGGCGACACCGCGAAAGATCAGCTCCCCCAGGCCGCCTGCGCCGATCGCCGCGGCGATGGTCGCGACGCCGACGCAGGTCACAGTTGCGGTTCGGAGGCCGGCCAGAATCACGCTCGCAGCCAGCGGTAGCTCTACCTTCATGAGCCGTTGCCACGAGGTCATCCCCATTGCGTTGGCCACGTCGATCAGCGCGGGATCCAGGCTTCCGATTCCGGCATAGGTGTTCCGCAGGATGGGCAAGAGGGCGTAGCCGGTTAAAGCCAGGATCGCCAGCCGTGCTGCATTTTCTCCCAACCACGGCACAGGCAGGAGCAGGCCAAACAGCGCGAGGCTGGGGACGGTCTGCAGTACGTTCGCAAACCCAATGACGGGCTTGGCGAGTCTCTGCCTTCGGGTTAGCAGGATACCCAATGGAAGACCAATGGCAGCGGCCAGCAACATCGCCGACAACGTAAGCCAGAGGTGTTCGAAGGTTAGACGACCGATGTCGTATCCATTTTGGCGAAGAAAGTCGATCACGCTTGCACCACGCGATGTACAGCATGAACATAATCTTTTACATGAAGGTTTTCTGACCGCAAAACTTCTTCTGCGGCGAGATCTGCCACCACAGTGCCTTCAGACAGAAAGACGACGCGTCGGGCCAAGTATAAGGCTTCGTCCAGATCATGAGTTACGAGCAGTACAGTCTTGCCAACCTTCTTCAGCAGATCGCGCAACATGGTCTGCATCTCGGCGCGCGTCAGAGGATCGAGGGCGCCAAGGGGCTCATCCATCAACAGCACGGTTGGGTCGGTTGCGAGTGCGCGTGCAAGCCCTACGCGCTGTCGCTGACCGCCTGAGAGCTGCCACGGGTACCTTCGGCAAAACTCTTCGTAACCGAGTCCGACCAGCGACATCATCTCGCGGACGCGAGCCGCAATCTCGTCCTTCGAGCGTCCTGCAAGCTCCAGCGCCATACCGGCGTTTCGCTCCACGGTCATGTGGGGAAACAAGCCGGTCTCCTGAATAACGTAGCCGATACTGCGCCTGAGCGATATGGTGTCGGCATCTTGTGTCCTATGGCCTGCGACGAGTACCTCGCCTGTGCTTGGCGTCACCAGATTATTCACCATGCGCAGCAGCGTCGTCTTGCCGGACCCGCTCCGTCCCAGCAGAGCCGTTGTGGTTCCCGCTTCAAGCTGCAAAGAGATGTCGCGCAATAAAACACGCCCACCTGCCAGCGTATAGCTCACCTTCGCGAACTCAACGCCAACCGTGGGCATGTCTCCTACTCTAACCTGTGGCGAACTGCGAGTTTATTCTGCGGTCTCGGGAACAGAATCTGCAGCTGCAGGCTCCCCTGCCGCGCCGGGCTGGCCCTTCACGCGCACCACGGTGATCTTCTCGAAGCCTTCCTTGAAGGTGGGCGGCTTCAGGCGCTCTGCCATCTTCTGCATCACCTCGTCGGTCACTTGGCGATCGCGCTTCGAGTTGCGCTCCATGCAGACGGCCAATGGCACGTCGAAGAACACAGCCTGCACCTCGTAGCCGAAGCTCTTGGCCATCTTGATCCACTGCCTGCGCTCGTGTGGCGAGAGGTTCGTCGCGTCCACGTAGTTCCACGGCATCTTGGCGATCAGCCGGGCGCGCAGCAGGCTTCGCAGCGTCGAAAACACGAGACCCTGATAGCGCTGTTCGGTGATGTCGTCGAAGAGGAGGGTGCGCAGAAGATCGCTCGACAACGGAGTTACGCCGCGGCGCTTGTACCAGGTCGTCTTGCCTGAACCGGGTAGTCCGATCGCAAGTACAACGTAGCCCTTTGGCGATTTGGTCGCAGTCAGCTCTGCGGGTGGAGTCCCGAGCGATTCGGGCTGAGTCTCCATCACCATCTTTGGCTCGGTGGGCTCTGAATGCTCCGCTGCGGGCACGGTCGCCGGTTCCACTATCCGTTCGGCTTTGACTGGCTCGGGCTCCGCGGCGCGTACCGGCGCGGCCTCCGGGTAGGTTGGTCTCAGGGGAGCTGGCTGGTTCGAGGGCAACTCCTGCCCACTTTTCCCCGTGGACTCGGAGTCATTCGGTCCACGTCTAGGGCGTCGTCTCATCTTTTCGCTTATCCATTCGCGCAATTCGCGCATACGACGCTTGTAACACAGCGCAGAAGGCTCCCGCAAATCCGTCGCATCTCGCGCGATACTCCTTCAGCCACTCCTCTAACCCGGAATTGTCTACCCTCATCTCTCCTTTTCTCAGCGGGTTACATCGTCTTTTCACATATCTGAGGTAGTGTCGCGAGTAAAGAGGTGGACCATGGCCGTCGAAGTCTCCGATCTGAACCAGATGCAGGCTGCATATAAAGAAGCTGTCGATCAATGGATCACCGCTATCCGCGAAGAAGAGGCGCTCGCCTCAGTTGATCACTCCGAGGCAGAGATCGACGCTTGGGAGGCTGCGGATTTTCGTGAGGAAGATGCCCGAGAAAAGGCAAAAGAGGCCAAGAAAAACTACGAAGATGCTCTTCGCGAGAAGTTCTTCAAGTTCTAAGTCTGTGGCTAATTGACCAATAGCCGCGAGCTCTCTCCCAGTGCGTCGTGGGGAAACTGCGGGTAGTGGGTCAGTTTGAAAATCCGGAGCTGCCAGAGTTACCTATAACCCCATTTTGCGGGCAGTCATTTGATTTTGGGATACTCTGTCTTGATGAAAATTCTCGGCTCGACGCTTGTGGTTTTCTCCACTCTGTTCGGAGTGGGGGGTCTTTACGCGCAATCAACTGTGCCCGCGAATCCACCAGGTTCATTCGTCGAAGTAGAAGGATCTCGCTTGTACTACGAAGAATGCGGTAAAGGTCCGAAGGCTGTGATTCTCCTTCATGATGGGATAGTAAATTCAGCCGTGTGGGATGATGTATGGCCCTCTCTCTGCAAACAATTCCACGTAATCCGTTACGATCGACGTGGGTACGGCCACTCCCCAGCTACAAAGAAGCCCTATTTCGAAGCCGACGACGTTGCAGCCATCATCCGCGATCGAAAAGTATCTCAAGCTGCACTGGTCGGAAGTTCTCACGGTGGCAATGTTGCCTTGAGTGTTGCACTTCGATACCCGGAGCAAATTAGCGATCTTGTGCTTGTCGGCCCGGAGGCAGACGGTTTTCCTTACTCCGAGCATTTCGTGATGGCGCAAATTGAGATTCAAGATGCTAAGGATCCTGTAGAAGTAAGGGCGAAAAATGTCTACTCCATCGCACCTGGAAATGACACCGCCCGCGAGCACCTCCGGAAGCTGCTCAACGCTTTTCCGCAAGACCACACGCACGACGATATGCCACTTCCGGAAAAACCTGTTTTTCCATATGTGCGCGATCTACGAGTACCCACGCTGATTCTCACGGGTTCAGCAGACATTGCTGACAATCAGGCGGTTTCAGGGGCTCTTGTCATGTCGATCCCAGGCGCTGCTCGGGTTGTTGTGCCTGGGACAGGACATCTCTTATACCTTGAAAAGCCCGACCTTTTCGCTTCGATCGTCATCAACTTTCTCACATCCCACGGCTTCTGACGGAGCGCCCGCAAAGTCAACTTTACGGCAGCCTCAGTCATTACACTCCAAAAACTGACCTACTACCAAGCTGCGCCGAATTTTGCCGCGCCTTTGCGCTGGTACGTCCCGCTCTGACGAGGTGCAGAGTCGTTCGCCGCGCTTTACAATGGTCAAACGAATCCATAACGCAGCAACACGACAGGAGCAACCGAAAATCATGGCAGCTGTAAAGGTAGGCATCAACGGCTTCGGCCGCATTGGACGCAACGTCTTCCGCTCCGCTTTAGGCAACCCCGACATTGAATTCATAGCCGTAAACGACCTAACCACCCCCGCCACACTGGCCCACCTCCTCAAGTACGACTCCATCCTCGGCAACCTGAAGAACGAGATCACCCACGGCTCCGACTTCATCGCGGTCGATGGGAAGCACATCAAGGTATTCGCCGAGCGCGATCCGGCCAAGCTGGACTGGGCCTCGGTTGGGGCGCAGATTGTGGTTGAGTCCACCGGCTTCTTTACCGACGCCGAAAAGGCTAAGGCGCACCTTGGCAGCACCGTGAAGAAGGTCATCATCTCTGCGCCCGCGACCAACGAGGACGTCACCCTCGTGCTGGGCGTGAACGACGACAAGTACGACGCGGCGAAGCACAACGTCATCTCGAATGCGAGCTGCACGACCAACTGTCTCGCGCCGGTGGTCAAGGTGCTGCACGATACCTTCGGCATCGCCTCGGGGATCATGACTACGATCCACAGCTACACCAACGATCAGGTCATTCTCGATACGCCGCATAAGGATCTGCGTCGCGCCCGCGCCGCCGCCCTCTCGATGATTCCGTCGAGCACCGGCGCCGCCAAAGCCCTGAGGCTCGTCGTTCCTGCAATGGACGGAAAGCTCGACGGCTTCTCGATGCGCGTACCGACTCCGAACGTCTCGGTGGTCGACCTCACCTTCGTCTCCGAGAAGCCCATCACCGAAAAGTCGATCAACGAAGCCCTCAAGAAGGCTGCCGATGGCGAACTGAAGGGGATTCTGGGATTCACGGATGAAGAGCTGGTCTCCTCGGACTTCAAGGGCAACCCGCTCAGCAGCATCGTCGACAGCAAGCTGACCAAGGTCGTCGGCCAGAACACCGGCAAGGTGATCAGCTGGTACGACAACGAGTGGGGCTACTCCAGCCGGGTGAAGGATCTCATCCTCTTCCTCGTCAAAAAAGGCCTGTAACCGTCCTCTATGCCTGGCAGGGTCCGTATTCAACCCTGCCAGGGTTCCTTCTGCATACTGGTTCCTTCTGCATCCTATCGAGCCCGCCGTGAATCAATAGTTCAGGCAGCGAGTCCACCTGCCCGGATCGAGCACGTTATGGGTCGCTTTCAGGAACTGGCATTTACCCCACTCGTCAAACAACATCAGCAGGAGCACGGCAGCCGGCGCCAGTATGAGCGAATGGCGGAACACTCGCCGTCAGGAAGCACGCTTGGACCTGACGAGCAGGCCTTCATCGCTCTGCGGGACAGCTTCTACATGGCTTCGGTCAGTGAGACAGGCTGGCCTTACGTACAGCACCGCGGCGGCCCAAAGGGCTTCGTCCGCGTCATCGAGCCCGGCCTCCTCGGCTTCGCGGACCTGCGCGGCAACAAGCAGTACATCAGTCTGGGAAACTTCGACCACGACGCGCGTGTCGCTCTCTTCTTCATGGACTATCCCAACCAGACGCGCCTCAAGATCCTTGGCCGCGTCGAAATCCATGAGCACGACTCCCAGGCCCCAGCGCTGATCGAATCCTTCCGGCCCACGGAGAAGTCTTCGATAGTCGAGCGAGTCATCCTAATCCACGTCGAAGGCTTCGATTGGAACTGCCCGCAGCACATCACCCCTCGCTACACCGTAGAGGAGATTCAGGAAGTGCTGGCGCCCCTTACTCAAAAGCTCGCAAAGCTCGATGAAGAAAACGCAAAGCTGCGCGAGAAGCTTCACCGCCTGTCGCAGAGATAGAACCGTCCAGCGCGACCTAGCAGATCTCCGAGCCATCGTAGAATCTGCGCGGCATCACGGTCGTCCCTCGCCGTTCGCGGGTGCTGACATCTCCTCTCGGAATGGCCTGCTATGATTCCATCAAAATAAACCTGAAAAAGATGGCGCATTTTTAGCACCCGAAAAAGTGACTGCTAAAACACCACATCAGCCACGCAAATCACCACATTCCCACCACCAAAACACCACACGAAAACACGCCTTTCCCCAAAAAACCCCAACAAAACCGAGCATCCACTACAAAAAAAATGACACGAAAAAACATTCTCGGCACCTCCCCCTTCGAGCCGATCATCGGCTTTTCGCGCGCCGTCCGCATCGACAACCACGTCCACGTCTCCGGAACCGGTCCGGTGGGTGCAGACAATGCAGCAGTCGCCGAACAAACTGAACAGTGTCTGACCTTGATCGCCACAGCGCTCAAAAACGCCGGCAGCTCTATCGAGCAGGTGTACCGCACTCGCATGTACCTCACCCGCGCCGAAGACTGGGAGGCCGTCGGCCGCGTTCACGGCCAGTTCTTCGGGCATATTCGTCCCGCCGCCACTATGGTGGTCGTCGCCGCGCTGCTCAACCCCAAGTGGCGCATCGAGATCGAAGCCGACGCCTTGATCTCCGAATAGCAGCTCGGGATGTTTTAGAATTCCCCATGCCAAGCGATCCAAACCGCTCCGTCCCGAAGGCCATCCTGGTCGGCGCGATGGTAGCCGCGCTGTTGGACATGATCGATCCGATCATCTTCTATGGTCTGCGCGGAATACCTCCAAGGCAGATCCCGCAGTCCATCGCGAGCGGCATCCTTGGCCGCGCCGCGTACTCTGACGGCATCCCCAGCGTCCTCCTCGGTCTGGCTGCGCATCTCTTCATCGCATTGGTCTGGGCGACGCTCTTCGTCCTCGTAGCGCGTGCCGTTCCGTTTCTTGCCGACCACGCGATCACGGCCGGCCTATTGTATGGAGCGTTCATCTATGCGGTGATGTACCACCTGGTGCTTCCGCACACGAATCTTTACCCGAGGAATAATCCGAATCCAGCTCCCGCGGTTCTCCTTAATAGCATCGCCGCGATGGTTTTTCTGGTCGGCTTACCCATATCTTTGGCCAATCGACGCTTCTCACCATCATCTCGGGTATCCTCTAACTGACATGGCCAAGCTATCGATCCGCGACCTCGACCTCACCGATAAGCGCGTCCTCATTCGCGTCGACTTCAACGTCCCTCTCAAAGACGGCATCATCACCGACGACACTCGTATTCGCGAGACTCTCCCGACGATCGAGTACGCTCTGCGCCACAAGGCCAAGGTCATCCTCTGTTCGCATCTGGGCCGCCCCAAAGGCAAGCCGGTCGCCTCCATGAGCCTACGTCCGCTTGTCGATCATCTCCGCACCCGGCTCGACCACATTCTGGGCGATGACGAAAACGTAGCTTTCTCGCCTGACTGTATTGGTGTCGTCGCCAGCGAGATGGCGCTCAATCTCGAATCTGGCCAGCCATTGCTGCTTGAGAACCTTCGCTTCCACGCGGAGGAAGAGGCCAACGATCCAGTCTTCGCGCAAAAGCTCGCCTCGCTCTGCGACATCTACGTCAATGATGCGTTTGGCAGTGCTCACCGGGCCCACGCCTCCACGGAAGGGATCACCCACTACGTGAAACAATCCGCGGCCGGGCTGCTGATGGAGAAGGAGTTGACCTACCTCGGAAAGGCTCTTACGGAGCCCGACAAACCGTTTGTCGCGATTATCGGCGGAGCCAAGGTGTCGGATAAGATCCAGGTGATCGACAACCTATTGGAAAAGGCTGACGCCATCATCATCGGCGGAGGTATGGCCTATACGTTCCTCAACGCGCAGGGGCAGAGTACGGGAAAATCGCTGGTCGAAATCGACAAGATCGACGTCGCCAAAGCCGCGCTTGAAAAGGCGAAGGCTAAAGGCGTTCGCTTCCTTTTGCCGATTGACCACGTACTTGCCGACAAGTTCGCTCCGAACGCGAAAACCAAGGTGTTCTTTGGCGATGGTCCCTTCCCGGAAGATATGATGGCGCTCGACATCGGCTCGAAATCCATTGCGCTCTTTGAGGAGGAGATCGCCGAGGCGCGCACCATCATCTGGAACGGCCCCATGGGAGTCTTCGAGATGCCTGCCTTCGCTCGCGGCACAAACGAGATTGCCGCTGCTGTTGCGCGCAATCACGACGCCACCACCATCGTCGGTGGCGGAGATTCTGTTGCTGCGATCCAGCAGTCCGGATTTGCCAACAGGATCACCCACATCTCTACCGGCGGTGGCGCGAGCCTCGAATTCCTCGAAGGCAAGACGTTGCCCGGCGTAGCCGCACTGACAGACAACCAGAGATTTCGCTAGTCGCCAACGTGTTGTGACAGAGTCCTTCCCAAGTCCGCAAAGAAAATGGAATACTGATTCGCACATGCGAAAGCCATTGATCGCCGCCAACTGGAAGATGTACAAGACGCCCAATGAGTCCTTAGCCTTCCTCAGAGAGTTTCTTCCTCTGGTGAAGGATCACACGACCAGCGAGATTGCGAT
The nucleotide sequence above comes from Tunturibacter empetritectus. Encoded proteins:
- a CDS encoding pyridoxamine 5'-phosphate oxidase family protein; protein product: MGRFQELAFTPLVKQHQQEHGSRRQYERMAEHSPSGSTLGPDEQAFIALRDSFYMASVSETGWPYVQHRGGPKGFVRVIEPGLLGFADLRGNKQYISLGNFDHDARVALFFMDYPNQTRLKILGRVEIHEHDSQAPALIESFRPTEKSSIVERVILIHVEGFDWNCPQHITPRYTVEEIQEVLAPLTQKLAKLDEENAKLREKLHRLSQR
- a CDS encoding alpha/beta fold hydrolase, producing the protein MKILGSTLVVFSTLFGVGGLYAQSTVPANPPGSFVEVEGSRLYYEECGKGPKAVILLHDGIVNSAVWDDVWPSLCKQFHVIRYDRRGYGHSPATKKPYFEADDVAAIIRDRKVSQAALVGSSHGGNVALSVALRYPEQISDLVLVGPEADGFPYSEHFVMAQIEIQDAKDPVEVRAKNVYSIAPGNDTAREHLRKLLNAFPQDHTHDDMPLPEKPVFPYVRDLRVPTLILTGSADIADNQAVSGALVMSIPGAARVVVPGTGHLLYLEKPDLFASIVINFLTSHGF
- a CDS encoding GNAT family N-acetyltransferase, which encodes MIILESERMLFRPHEAADLEAFCAMEQDPDVRRYVGGAPRTREVAEDRFWNRVMQRVDDRLAMWACVLKATDGYIGRCGLYANVQGDERIPGEAVLGYYLRSEFWGQGLATEAARAFVRFGFEELKLNRIVSTVQEGNESSLHILKKLGFVVTDYEQGTRSFYKFELKAPSTQNVSAGGASC
- a CDS encoding RidA family protein, whose protein sequence is MTRKNILGTSPFEPIIGFSRAVRIDNHVHVSGTGPVGADNAAVAEQTEQCLTLIATALKNAGSSIEQVYRTRMYLTRAEDWEAVGRVHGQFFGHIRPAATMVVVAALLNPKWRIEIEADALISE
- a CDS encoding ATP-binding cassette domain-containing protein — encoded protein: MPTVGVEFAKVSYTLAGGRVLLRDISLQLEAGTTTALLGRSGSGKTTLLRMVNNLVTPSTGEVLVAGHRTQDADTISLRRSIGYVIQETGLFPHMTVERNAGMALELAGRSKDEIAARVREMMSLVGLGYEEFCRRYPWQLSGGQRQRVGLARALATDPTVLLMDEPLGALDPLTRAEMQTMLRDLLKKVGKTVLLVTHDLDEALYLARRVVFLSEGTVVADLAAEEVLRSENLHVKDYVHAVHRVVQA
- a CDS encoding ABC transporter permease, with protein sequence MIDFLRQNGYDIGRLTFEHLWLTLSAMLLAAAIGLPLGILLTRRQRLAKPVIGFANVLQTVPSLALFGLLLPVPWLGENAARLAILALTGYALLPILRNTYAGIGSLDPALIDVANAMGMTSWQRLMKVELPLAASVILAGLRTATVTCVGVATIAAAIGAGGLGELIFRGVASVDNGLVLAGAIPAALLALIADAGLGLLERRLAVRRV
- a CDS encoding phosphoglycerate kinase — encoded protein: MAKLSIRDLDLTDKRVLIRVDFNVPLKDGIITDDTRIRETLPTIEYALRHKAKVILCSHLGRPKGKPVASMSLRPLVDHLRTRLDHILGDDENVAFSPDCIGVVASEMALNLESGQPLLLENLRFHAEEEANDPVFAQKLASLCDIYVNDAFGSAHRAHASTEGITHYVKQSAAGLLMEKELTYLGKALTEPDKPFVAIIGGAKVSDKIQVIDNLLEKADAIIIGGGMAYTFLNAQGQSTGKSLVEIDKIDVAKAALEKAKAKGVRFLLPIDHVLADKFAPNAKTKVFFGDGPFPEDMMALDIGSKSIALFEEEIAEARTIIWNGPMGVFEMPAFARGTNEIAAAVARNHDATTIVGGGDSVAAIQQSGFANRITHISTGGGASLEFLEGKTLPGVAALTDNQRFR
- the gap gene encoding type I glyceraldehyde-3-phosphate dehydrogenase, which translates into the protein MAAVKVGINGFGRIGRNVFRSALGNPDIEFIAVNDLTTPATLAHLLKYDSILGNLKNEITHGSDFIAVDGKHIKVFAERDPAKLDWASVGAQIVVESTGFFTDAEKAKAHLGSTVKKVIISAPATNEDVTLVLGVNDDKYDAAKHNVISNASCTTNCLAPVVKVLHDTFGIASGIMTTIHSYTNDQVILDTPHKDLRRARAAALSMIPSSTGAAKALRLVVPAMDGKLDGFSMRVPTPNVSVVDLTFVSEKPITEKSINEALKKAADGELKGILGFTDEELVSSDFKGNPLSSIVDSKLTKVVGQNTGKVISWYDNEWGYSSRVKDLILFLVKKGL
- a CDS encoding ATP-binding protein produces the protein MRRRPRRGPNDSESTGKSGQELPSNQPAPLRPTYPEAAPVRAAEPEPVKAERIVEPATVPAAEHSEPTEPKMVMETQPESLGTPPAELTATKSPKGYVVLAIGLPGSGKTTWYKRRGVTPLSSDLLRTLLFDDITEQRYQGLVFSTLRSLLRARLIAKMPWNYVDATNLSPHERRQWIKMAKSFGYEVQAVFFDVPLAVCMERNSKRDRQVTDEVMQKMAERLKPPTFKEGFEKITVVRVKGQPGAAGEPAAADSVPETAE